The genomic window GAAAAGTCTCATTTCTAGCATTTCTTCTATTTCTAAGAAGTCTGGTTCTTTAGAAAGCCACGAGATAGGCATGCAATTATCAAAGCTAGTTCATAGGTACACTGTTTGAGGATTCGAGGATTATACTGTTTGGCCCGTGTGATTTTCCTCCTTCGAACTGGGAATTCCCTGAGCGAAGAAAATATAGATTGCATGGATTCAGTAGGAGGAGAGCTAGATGGAGAAAACTCCAAAGTTTACTTGGAAGATTATTTGGTAGTGGGAAGAGCATTATCATAGGTTGGAGCGTTAGCTGTAGATCAATCAgacaggaggagaagggaaaagaATTGTACTGGAGTACTTACTAGAGATGATTCTGGTAAAGATCCAAAGAGATTTGTCAGTACAAatcaatacattttcattttacaATGATCTGCATGAACTTGCGAAGAATAGCTTTGCAATGATTCTGCAAAAATGAAAGCAGTTTCGGTTTCAGGAAGGGGAAGAGTTTCGTGACATGAAATGCTCTATCCCTGAAGCGACAGGCAATGGGTCAGGAATGACCAAATCCTGACCTGTGGGAGCAATACCTGGTAGAAGTAAGGATGAAGGACTCTATCCCAGCCACGATTACCTAAGCTGTAAGGTGAGCATAGACAAGGGCGTCCCGGTCAGATAAGCAGTACCCGATttagaaaaaaatggatgaaaaagtTGGGCAGGGATGACCAGTCTGTTAATCTAAAACCATTCAGAACACGGGTTGCTGAGGCAAGTTGGACAACTTTTCCCGGTGTGTCTCTCTCAGAGAACTCATTCCTTGGACAAGGTTTATTTGTTTGATTCAGTCAACTGAGGCCACAGGTGAAACCTAGTATATTTTAGGACTTATTCTGTTTTCAAGCAACTGACTTCAGTCCGTAGATAAATCGCATGTGAACTAATCCAACTTAACGTAAGGATTAGAACcattaaagaagaagaagaagaagaaaaagaagaagaagaagaagaagaagaagaagaagaagaagaagaagaagaagaagaagaagaagaagaagaagaagaagaagaagaagaagaagaagaagaagaagaagaagaagaagaagaagaagaagaagaagaagaagaacaacaacaacaacaacaacaacaacaacaacaataacaacaacaacaattgcaTCGAGAACGTTCTCATCTCTCTGCTCCAGCCTCAAAATTAACCAAACCAGTATCTCAGGTGTGTCTGGTGTCTACGTTATTAACCTAGAAAGATTAACATCCATGTCAGATCAAAGTGTAAGAATAGGATAATTTATCTTTATAAAACTAAATAATGGCAAGAGGTGCATTCTGTGCTGAGCAgagcttgcatatatatatatatatatatatatatatatatatatatatatatatatatatatatatatatatatatatatatatatatatatgtgttatgtagTTATAATTTGATGACCCATCTACCCCATCCCAAGGTGTCTGAAGGTTAAAACAATATGGTAAGTACGAGCAAATTTGTATGAGAAGTACCACTTCAGAGGAATGCTATGAAGATTCCTCCTTACAGACGAAGGTGATTATCAGTTGCATTTCAGATCAGATCATATCCCATCGTCACCACACAGGCAAAATAATTTATAACCAATAAACACACAAGGACATTAAGACATAACCGATACATTTACAAAGAAATGAACAAAGAACCGAGAAAACAAAACCAGTGACATCAAGATGTTGACATGCAACGCATTGAAACAATAAAAAGTTACACCTGCTGTGCTCACTGCTGTGCTCGCTGCTGTGCTCACTGAGTTAACGTTTATGAAGGAAAACTCTCAATCAAGATATCCGAGAAgcttaataaataaatgtatttaaGTTGAAGTTATACGCTCAGACTAAAAGCCAGTTCACAGGTGACCACAGATCAGTTGATTTTAAACCAgttttggattatatatatatatatatatatatatatatatatatatatatatatatatatatatatatatatatatatatatatatatatatatatatatatatcttttctttcaaactattcaccatttcccgtgttagcgaggtagcgttaagaacagaggactgggcctttgagggaatatcctcacctggcccccttctccgttccttcttttggaaaaattaaaaaaaaacgagaggggaggatttccagccccccgctccctccccttttagtcgccttctacgacacgcagggaatacgtgggaagtattctttctcccctatccccagggatatatatatatatatatatatatgtgtatatatatatatatatatatatatatatatatatatatatatatatatatatatatatatatatatatatatatatatatatatatatatatatatatatatatatatatatatatatatagtgacgtagcgcaaggcaacagacgaaagaatggcctaacccacccacatacccatatatatatacatacacgtccacacacgcacatatacatacctatacatttcaacgtatacatatatatgcatacagagacatatgcatatatacacatgtacataattcatacttgctgcctttattcattcccgtcgccaccccgccacacatgaaatgacaacccccttccccccgcacgtgcacgaggtagcgctaggaaaagacaacaaaggccacattcgttcacactcaatctctggctgtcatgtataatgcaccgaaaccacagctccctttcgacatccaggccccacaaaactttccatggtttatcccagacgcttcacataccctggctcaatccattgacagcacgtcaaccccggtaaaccacatcgttctaattcactctattccttgcatgcccccgCCCTCCCGCATGcccaggccccgaccgctcagaATCCccctcatttcatccttccacctccaatttggtctcccacctctccccactcattccctccacctgaccaAATCACCTCAGTACACCCACCAACACAATAcaaccacacaatatatatatatatatatatatatatatatatatatatatatatatatatatatatatatatatatattctttttttttttattatactttgtcgctgtctcccgcgtttgcgaggtagcgcaagaaaacagacgaaagaaatggcccaacccccccccccccatacacatgtatatacatacgtccacacacgcaaatatacatacctacacagctttccatggtttaccccagacgcttcacatgccctgattcaatccactgacagcacgtcaaccccggtataccacatcgctccaattcactctatatatatatatatatatatatatatatatatatatatatatatatatatatatatatatatatatatatatatatatatatatatatatatatatatatatatatatatatatttatatatatatatatataaaacgccaGAAGCATATGACTGAACAATTAAAGAAAAACCAGAGCTTgatttcttctgttcctctttaAGAATGTTAATACAGGAGGGGCGAAAGCTTTGCACGAGATAAATGGGTTACATTTACCGTCATCTACCATCGTCATCAAGCAAAATTATGTCGCAGGGAAGGAGGTGTTGACTGCCCTACGCGtacatggcctttttttttctgacccTCAGAGCTGACAAGACagtcgcctctctccctcctccggcAGATTGCTTACCTCATCTTCTGTTTTTATTCCAAGGATCAGATCGTCCCATCACCGCTggcctccctcatgacctcttgACACATCAGTTAATTTTCCCACTGCGTCTGGGGAGAGGAAGGGTAGGTAACCAGGCAAAAATTCGCGAGGCCAAGGAAACGCTATCTCGTCCTGGGTATATAAGTCAGGAAATCAGCTCAAAAAGACCatgctcacctcacctcacctcacaccaccaccaacatgaagCTCGTGAGTACAGAAGGTGGTGTCTGCACCTTCAGGAGAGATTCACCAGTGTAGACTTCCTCGAACTATTTATGTTGAGTTGTGATGATGACTAGATTTACATGATCTTTGCCTCACAAACATCGTTGTCTCTGCCTCACAAACATAAACTTCCTGCTCTACGTCACTAACATTGTTCATTCCACCTCAGTATCATTGTCTTCTCCGTATCACTAACATCGTCTCCACTTGTCAAACGCCACTGGGTCAATGATATGATTTCCTAGCGTTAGTGACCATTTTCTTCCACGGCTGAGAATGAGGATATGTATGGTCACGTTTGGGAAAATTTCTCAAACAGTTTGTATACACGATAAGAAACATCTACCCGTATGTTCTATTAAACCAaaatgactacacacacacacacacacacacacacacacacacacacacacacacacatatatatatatatatatatatatatatatatatatatatatatatatatatatatatatatatatatatatatatatatatatatatatatatatatatatatatatatatatatatatatatatatataaatatatatataaaccacttgtacccgtcctcactgaacattTAACTATCCCTTCAATTTCTTAAACGATTTCTCCTGCCGCAGGTGATCCTCGCCTGCCTGGCCGCCGTCGCCGTCGCCGCCCCCCAGCAGTATCACAACTACGACAGGCCAGATTACCGACACATCGCCATCCTGAGGGACGAACGTGAGGATCGTGGCGATGGCAACTTCCGCTACGAGTTCGAGACTGAGAACGGCATCCACGTGAACGCCGTCGGCACCCCGGGCTCCAAGGGCCAGAGCAACATCCAGGGCTTCTTCAGGTAGGTCCGGCCCCCAAACAGTATACAATCGAAAATGTTCCCTCAGTAGAGAAATTATGGTTGTCGCCGTTTCTCATCCCGGGTTTTGGGTCATGCTAGTCAAATACGAAAGGTCATAAGGAAAGCGGGCCTGCAGTCACTCCCTTAGGTAAAGCAATACATAATTTTCACCAATTTGTCAGgaactttaatttgtttttgaaaTTCTTTCAAGGATTTTACATGATAATATCTTTTTTGTATATGATTTTTCGTTGACACATAAAAGTGAAAATCTCTGGATGAAACATCATTTCTTAGGTCACGAGCAAGACGAGCCCCTGTCTGGCCAACCAAGGTCGTGACTTTCTTCAAAGCTTTTTACACTGATACCTGACCATTtgcaatataacaaatatatatatatatatatatatatatatatatatatatatatatattttttttcatactattcgccatttcccgcgatagcgaggtagcgttaagaacagaggaatgggcctttgagggaatatcctcacctggccctcttctctgttccttcttttggaaaattaaaaaaaaaaaaaaaaaaaaaaaaatatatatatatatatatatatatatatatatatatatatatatatatatatatatatatatatatatatatatatatatatatatatatatatatatatatatatgtgtgtgtgtgtgtgtgtgtgtgtttgcgtggtaTGATCACAGACAAACTCCCTATCTTACACCACAAACATCGTCCATGTACAACTCTGTACGCCTTGTTCAGCTCGTCATAATATTACAGTTGTCTTGCTCGTCAAGAGACAGCGAGAGAGTAATGTTTACCAGCGACGGACGCAAGATACCGAGTGATTGTTGTCAGATTTTCCTTTGTTCGTCTGAACCAAGATGTTCTACAGTCGTGTCCCCTGGCGGTCTTCCTCGCCCGATCACTCCCTTACCTGGACCCAACGTGCCACCTCTGCTCTCCAGTTTAGTGCCTTCACTCTCGCTAAGACTTTCTTTTGGGATTTTCATTCCATGAATCCTTTTCCGCTGTATCATAGGTCATTAATCATATCCTTTACCTTGTTTACTCCTCCAGGTTCCCCTTGGACAATGGACCCATCGCTGAGGTCTCCTACGTCGCCGACGAGTTGGGCTACCGTCCCCAGTCCCCGCTGATCCCCACGCCCCACCCACTCCCCGCCCACGCCATCGAGCAGATCCGCGTCGCTGAGGAGCAACGTCGTCAGGGAATCATCTATGAGTAGTGTGTTGGACTGTGAAGGATCTACCAAGAAAATTGATTACAAAATTATTTGTTAGAACTCAGTCGAGATTCAGAAATATTAGAAAGTATTTCCTGATGATCGAGTCGATGTCTTCATCCATCGTGCACAATGTGCACAAACCGACAGCTCACCTAACAAAGTGGTGTTCACAATGCTCGGTAGTGGTCATTTGAAAGATGGATGTAGACAAGTACCTTGTGATGTGACAAGTTGAGCATGTTGAAAATAATAAAGGAATGCATGATATACTGTCATCTTATTAAGCCTTTCCTTTACGTAAAAGTTACAGACTTTATATATGGGTTTTCGTCCACGTTTTAAGTCTCAGGATCACCATCTGGTGTAATGATGTTCCCTCTGGATCAGCTACTCAGCGAGGTGCCTCACAACTACTTACGTTATAGAACTTGACGTTTCCAATTCTAATTTTTTATATGACCTCAGATATCAAGGACCAAGATTACCAGAGATCTGTCTAATTCTTTTGCGTGAAATCTTCGCTAGCTCTAAGTTAGCTCAAGAGATCGTTAATACCAAGAAGATCCTTATTGATTCCTCACGAAACATATATGTTGATGGACTACAGTTCTTTTACCCTCCACATGCTGCCTCTGTAGGGTCATCTGTGGACGTAACAACATTGTTGAAGGCTGAGTAACGTGTAGTGTAAATTCCCATATATTGACGCTTCCTTAGGAAGccatagtaatgataacaaacatttgtgataaaaagaaaatagatgccCATCTCTCATCTGATGCACAGACCTTGTATGTGGTCTTTGATAACAGTTCCTCATAACGGCTACTACTGTGCTGTGAATAAGACCTTAATTAGAATTACTTTGAAAGACATTTAGACTAATCCTTATGACCATTATTACCTTATTACTCCCCAAGTAAACTTATTGTAAATAATTATGAGTTTTTTCAGAAATCTGGTCGTCTGGACTCACGGGCCAAAGTAAAACGCAAACGAATACAGAACAGGGGAAAACTCCTCCTCGAGGATCCCTTGACTGTACCTCATGATGAGGAGAATGGAGGAACAGTACATAGATCTAAGTTGTGATAGGTGGAATAACTCCAGGTAAACTGTGAGGGTTGATGATGGTCGTCCCTCTGACTGTCGGATCTGTTAACCATCGACACCCACCTTCAGGAGGTTATGGCTGGGTCATCGCTTCCTGCGGTATGGACATTTGTCACCAGGttaatattttatacatatattcacttcCTACAAAAGAGAATCTCAGTCTGTAAACACATCAATAAATGTGAATTATAAtctcttttttcttgtctttcagtAATTCTTCTGGGTTTTCTTCagtgaactgagagagagagagagagagagagagagagagagagagagagagagagagagagagagacgatcaaTATTGTTCGTGCTGCCTTTAGCATAAAGAAAAATCTTCCAGCTAATGTTTTGAAATCCCGTAGACACAAGTTCACCTGAAGACCAGatgatccttacacacacacacacacacacacacacacacacacacacacacacacacaagtatccgTGATTCTTATGAATTGGTTATGAATGTTGACTTTTACCTTCGTCATCAAATTTTGTGGTAAAACGTCATAAAACTGGTAATAAGAGAGACTGACGACGTAGTGCTGGGAAACACGGAAGATATTCAGTAacagaaatattagaaaaaacttccctctcatgtgtggcaggaagTTTGAAACGTAGAAAACACTGGCCAGAAAAACTGTTTCCAAAAGGGGTCCTTTTTCCCCGTACGTCGAGAGATTTAGGGAAATGTTTACTAATACTTGAATCATTACAGGTACTGACATTAACACGAAATATTTTCACTTTTGTAGAAAATCATAATTCCagctcagagagagaggcttttaaacacacatacacacacacgcacatacacacacacgcacatacacaggatgcacctcactcatacacacatgtacacacatacacacatgtacactcatacacacatgtaaatcTATCATCATTCCACGATCATGTGTGATAGACTCAcccaccctgacaccaccacgATCATGTGTGATAGACTCAcccaccctgacaccaccacgATCATGTGTGATAGACTCAcccaccctgacaccaccacgATCATGTGTGATAGACTCAcccaccctgacaccaccacgATCATGTGTGATAGACTCACCCACcctgacaccacctcctccccagtcaACCttccaacatcatcactataaaTCTGCAGCTGCCGCCGGATGGTCGGACACTCACACGGGTAACGCTCCACCACACCAACTGACCGACATTCAGTGACCCTCTACGAAGACCTCTGCCCCGAGCTAGCCAGACCACGCTGATCCATCAGCAAAAGTTGCTCTCCAACAGACACAACGCACCGCTGGAGGTTGGACGACTCCACATACTTTTCCCCAATCCCGTCATCAACAAATCCATAATCTCTCAGTGAGTTACGAGCCATTGCCTGACCTTCAGCCTATCATCTTGTGAAAGTCTTGTGCTTTATAAAGTATACCCAGA from Panulirus ornatus isolate Po-2019 chromosome 58, ASM3632096v1, whole genome shotgun sequence includes these protein-coding regions:
- the LOC139766759 gene encoding cuticle protein AM1199-like; this translates as MKLVILACLAAVAVAAPQQYHNYDRPDYRHIAILRDEREDRGDGNFRYEFETENGIHVNAVGTPGSKGQSNIQGFFRFPLDNGPIAEVSYVADELGYRPQSPLIPTPHPLPAHAIEQIRVAEEQRRQGIIYE